One part of the Eucalyptus grandis isolate ANBG69807.140 chromosome 10, ASM1654582v1, whole genome shotgun sequence genome encodes these proteins:
- the LOC104423427 gene encoding NAC domain-containing protein 90 produces MEEYPQGFRFFPTEEELVSFYLHNQLHGLKQDKLHRVIPVLDIFDTEPWNLPELAGEMCKEDREQWFFFAPMQEREARGGRPSRSMATGYWKATGSPCYVYSSDNKVIGVRKSMVFYVGKPPRGRKSHWKLNEYRAIELPATNPNPTSSNLSIPKLRREYTLCRVYVVSGSSRAFDRRPPELVARETTFQGGDGAASSGGSGCGNVSSSVAPTANVGSSHQWETASLEEPIWDWEQLDWL; encoded by the exons ATGGAGGAGTATCCTCAAGGCTTCCGCTTCTTCCCAACTGAGGAGGAGCTCGTCTCCTTCTACTTGCACAATCAGCTTCACGGCCTTAAGCAGGACAAGCTTCATCGTGTCATCCCAGTCCTCGATATTTTCGACACTGAGCCGTGGAATCTCCCCG AGCTTGCGGGAGAGATGTGTAAAGAAGACAGAGAGCAGTGGTTCTTCTTTGCACCCATGCAGGAGAGGGAGGCGAGAGGAGGGCGGCCCAGTCGGAGCATGGCCACTGGATACTGGAAGGCCACCGGGTCTCCCTGTTATGTCTACTCGTCTGACAACAAGGTGATCGGCGTAAGAAAGTCAATGGTTTTCTATGTGGGAAAACCTCCCAGAGGAAGAAAAAGCCACTGGAAATTGAACGAGTACAGGGCCATTGAACTCCCGGCGACCAATCCCAATCCCACGAGCAGTAATCTTTCCATTCCTAAG CTAAGACGGGAATATACATTATGTCGAGTGTATGTGGTGTCGGGGAGCTCTCGAGCATTTGATCGCCGGCCACCAGAACTGGTGGCTAGAGAGACAACATTTCAGGGAGGCGACGGTGCTGCTAGCAGCGGAGGCAGTGGATGTGGAAATGTATCGTCATCTGTGGCGCCAACAGCCAATGTAGGAAGTTCCCATCAATGGGAGACGGCAAGTTTGGAAGAACCAATTTGGGATTGGGAGCAACTGGATTGGCTCTAA